In one Saccharibacillus brassicae genomic region, the following are encoded:
- a CDS encoding DUF6138 family protein, whose amino-acid sequence MEQTVELFLRQVWAGLEDIYGREKRRIDKISAWSPLQAGIFNYVKITRSLPERGLSPRQLAIDVYEPLPWSDSAYRFELDFDPEQNPEAWTDDKLRGEFWPALQQKIVELRKSGQMGARFFDYRLDLELEFHRADRKQPLKLSAALIDADKREQLRQTLDAFIARKVLAPGPARPKQEDLFFFAELLFNPNFLPAGRDAPDAGAIEPLLSAVAGKLRDQPQRLAQWRGEYKRALRNWAERLFLPHYFEPAGDYSLSFTPKPETERPQADADSLDFFVYAALKIGESEPDLRLQYLGYADLLGSDTARRYLTAGSGIVDSRRRGSLFVGQANDVLQSIELKLLAEEEPAYREALDDLCALLEQGFPNTYALKLKSGEKRWLPLKTLAKSPLHRFFANALHYPALFPAIARYAELAMEEYAWYNDVEPGEKSVMPGTYAVFGLGLRSEAYFPLLLRYMALVDTEHQSAQDEYAAAFVAAHGLSGRTLPVLVAILLASGQSAKPIKPCPIDTPELARLLLTSLEMLPEHERDTVRYRLFGDADKLARTAKKAEPELRAALEQIRAAAP is encoded by the coding sequence ATGGAGCAGACAGTCGAACTTTTTTTGCGGCAGGTGTGGGCGGGGCTCGAAGATATCTACGGCAGGGAGAAACGCCGAATCGACAAGATCTCCGCTTGGAGTCCGCTGCAGGCCGGCATTTTTAATTATGTGAAAATCACCCGCTCGCTGCCGGAACGCGGCCTCTCGCCCCGGCAGCTTGCGATCGACGTGTACGAGCCGCTGCCGTGGAGCGATAGCGCCTACAGATTCGAGCTCGACTTTGATCCGGAACAGAATCCGGAAGCGTGGACCGACGACAAGCTGCGAGGTGAGTTCTGGCCCGCCCTGCAGCAAAAAATCGTCGAACTGCGCAAGTCCGGGCAAATGGGAGCGCGCTTTTTCGATTATCGGCTGGATCTGGAGCTGGAATTCCACCGCGCCGATCGCAAGCAGCCGCTGAAGCTGTCTGCCGCGCTTATCGACGCGGACAAACGGGAACAGCTGCGCCAGACGCTGGACGCTTTTATCGCACGCAAAGTGCTTGCGCCCGGTCCGGCCCGGCCCAAACAAGAAGACCTGTTCTTTTTCGCGGAGCTGCTTTTCAATCCCAATTTTCTGCCGGCAGGACGAGATGCGCCGGACGCCGGCGCGATCGAACCGCTGCTATCGGCAGTCGCCGGCAAATTGCGCGATCAGCCCCAGCGGCTTGCGCAGTGGCGCGGCGAATACAAGCGGGCGCTGCGGAACTGGGCGGAACGGCTGTTTCTTCCGCATTATTTCGAGCCCGCGGGCGACTATTCGCTCTCGTTCACGCCGAAGCCGGAGACGGAGCGGCCGCAGGCCGACGCGGACAGCCTCGACTTTTTCGTCTATGCCGCGCTCAAGATCGGGGAGTCCGAACCGGATCTCCGCCTGCAATATTTGGGCTATGCCGATCTGCTCGGTTCGGATACGGCCCGGCGTTATCTGACTGCCGGCAGCGGGATCGTGGACAGCCGGCGCCGCGGCAGCCTGTTTGTCGGTCAAGCGAACGACGTGCTCCAGTCGATCGAGCTGAAGCTGCTGGCGGAAGAAGAACCGGCTTACCGCGAAGCGCTGGACGATCTCTGCGCCCTGCTGGAGCAAGGATTTCCGAACACCTACGCCCTGAAGCTCAAAAGCGGCGAAAAGCGCTGGCTGCCGCTCAAAACGTTGGCCAAATCGCCGCTGCACCGCTTTTTCGCCAATGCGCTGCATTACCCGGCCCTGTTCCCGGCGATCGCCCGGTACGCGGAGCTGGCGATGGAAGAGTACGCCTGGTACAACGACGTCGAACCCGGCGAAAAGTCGGTCATGCCCGGCACGTACGCCGTGTTCGGGCTGGGGCTGCGCAGCGAAGCGTATTTCCCGCTGCTGCTGCGGTATATGGCGCTCGTCGATACGGAGCACCAGTCGGCGCAGGACGAATATGCGGCCGCGTTCGTCGCGGCCCACGGGCTGAGCGGGCGCACGCTGCCGGTTCTGGTCGCGATTCTGCTGGCGAGCGGCCAGTCGGCCAAACCGATAAAGCCGTGCCCGATCGACACACCGGAACTTGCGCGGCTGCTGCTGACCTCGCTTGAGATGCTGCCGGAACACGAACGGGACACGGTGCGGTACCGGCTGTTCGGCGACGCCGACAAGCTGGCGCGCACAGCCAAAAAAGCGGAGCCGGAACTGCGGGCCGCGCTGGAGCAGATCCGGGCGGCTGCGCCGTAA